TCGGGGCAGTTTTTCAAGCGATTTGCCGAAGAGATCCGCGCCCGCCAAGGTGCTGGACAGTCATTGGCGACATCTACCGAGGGTGATGCCTTCGCGCAACCCGGCCCAGTAAGGCAGTCGGTCGCCGTCACGTCGTCGAGCGAAAGTGCCTCCGCCTTGCCGCGTGCGCGCGCCGTGCAAGTTTCCGCGTCGCCCACCGGCACTTCGCTCAGCCTGCCGGTTCTTGCGGCTGTCGTCTTCGCCGCCGTGGTGGTGGCGACGTGGGCGCTCCATGGGGGATTGCTGCCGAGCCTTACGCCGCCGGCGGACGGTCCGGCGCGCATTTCGCCGGATTTGGCGAGCATTGTTCAGCTCATCATGGCCGCAGCCATCGGCTACCTGTTCGGGTCTCGTGGAAGGCGCGCCGGCTGAAATCAAAAACCGGGGCAGAAAACCGGCCCCGGTGAAGCACACTTGCATAAGAAGACTTAAGTCAAGGTTTTGAACGCTCGAGCAGCGCCTTCAGTTCACCGAACACACCCCGCCTGAACATCATCACGCATACGACGAAGAACAGGCCGATGATGAAGGTGATCGGCAGGCCGCTGGTCGACAGAAAATGCTCCAGCCCGACGACGATGCTGGCGCCGACGATCGGGCCGATCAGCGTGCCCATTCCGCCGAGAAGGGTCATGAGAATGACTTCGCCAGACATGTGCCAGGTAACGTCCACAAGCGAGGCGAGCTGGAACGCGATCGCCTTCAGCGCGCCGGCGAAGCCTGAAAGGGCGGCGGAGAGGGTGAAGGCGATCAGCTTGTAGCGTTCCGGCTTGAGGCCCAGCGAGGTGACGCGGGTTTCATTCTCGCGAATGGCCGACAGGATATGGCCGAAGGGCGAGTTGACGGTCCTCCAGATGATCACAAGGCCAAGAATCGTTCCGCCGAGGACGGTGTAATACATGGCGGTGATGTCGCGGAGATCGATGATCCCGAGAAGATAGCCCCGCGGCACGGCCTGAATGCCGTCCTCCCCGCCGGTGAAGGGCATCTGCACCGCCATAAAATAGATCATCTGCGCGAGGGCGAGCGTAATCATCGCGAAGTAGATGCCATGGCGGCGGATGGCCAGCGTGCCGAAGGCAAGGCCGAGAAGCGCCGCAAAGGCCGTTCCCGCAAGCACGGCGAGTTCAAAGGGAAGCTGCCAGACCTTGGCGGCGTGGGCGGTGATGTAGGCCGCGCCGCCAAAGAAGGCCGCGTGACCGAACGACAGGAGCCCTGCATATCCGAGAACGAGGTTGAACGCCGCCGCAAAGAGCGCGAAACAGAGGATCTTGATGAGGAACAGCGGATAGATCGCCAGCGGCGCGCATATCATCAGCAGGGCCACAAGGGCGAGAAGAAGGCCTCCGGTCGTCCGGTGCCGGCGCGTGCGCGGGGGCTCAAGGGAAGAAACCATGGTTGTACTGTTCATGATCAAGCCTCGCGGGAGAACAGGCCGGATGGCCGGATGAGAATGACAAGGACCATCACCACGAAAACCGCTATGGAGGATGCCGCAGGATAGAATGTCTTCGTCAGCCCCTCGATGATGCCCAGCGCCAAGGCGGTGACGATTGCGCCGCCGATCGATCCCATGCCGCCGATGACGACCACCGCGAAGACTACGATGATGACGCTGGACCCCATGCCGGGGCTGACCTGATAGAGCGGCGCGGCCAGTGCGCCTGCAAAGCCGGCAAGGCCCACGCAGAAGGCGTAGGTCGCAGTCAGCATAAACGGGACATTGATTCCGAATGCCTGGACCAGGCCCGGATTT
This DNA window, taken from Sinorhizobium fredii NGR234, encodes the following:
- a CDS encoding branched-chain amino acid ABC transporter permease, with translation MNSTTMVSSLEPPRTRRHRTTGGLLLALVALLMICAPLAIYPLFLIKILCFALFAAAFNLVLGYAGLLSFGHAAFFGGAAYITAHAAKVWQLPFELAVLAGTAFAALLGLAFGTLAIRRHGIYFAMITLALAQMIYFMAVQMPFTGGEDGIQAVPRGYLLGIIDLRDITAMYYTVLGGTILGLVIIWRTVNSPFGHILSAIRENETRVTSLGLKPERYKLIAFTLSAALSGFAGALKAIAFQLASLVDVTWHMSGEVILMTLLGGMGTLIGPIVGASIVVGLEHFLSTSGLPITFIIGLFFVVCVMMFRRGVFGELKALLERSKP
- a CDS encoding SRPBCC family protein is translated as MDMTGQQHIPASKEEVWSALNDADVLKVCIPGCQELTKSSETEMSAVAVIKVGPVKARFQGAVTLSDLDPPNGYRITGEGQGGVAGFAKGVAVVRLEAVEDGTVLHYTVDAQIGGKLSQLGGRLIDATAKQMSGQFFKRFAEEIRARQGAGQSLATSTEGDAFAQPGPVRQSVAVTSSSESASALPRARAVQVSASPTGTSLSLPVLAAVVFAAVVVATWALHGGLLPSLTPPADGPARISPDLASIVQLIMAAAIGYLFGSRGRRAG